From one Amaranthus tricolor cultivar Red isolate AtriRed21 chromosome 17, ASM2621246v1, whole genome shotgun sequence genomic stretch:
- the LOC130804614 gene encoding lysine-specific demethylase JMJ32 isoform X2 codes for MSEKNSICSEELKTLWEEVRELSLGTSNQVERLDAPPFPVEFLRNFVTPNKPCIIANALEHWPALSLWSSDDYLCQSLGSAKVSVHLTPNGRADSLVPHPEDPSSRCFASAHVECMSFPDAFRLITNPRENENVVAYAQQQNDCFRTEYPVLASDCDTHIDWASEALGCLPEAVNLWIGNDLSETSFHKDHYENLYAVVSGEKHFVLFPPTDVHRLYIRPYPAANYSYRQDTGEFKLELEDPVRHVPWCSVNPFPSQGREEKEHKEYPLYFNGPKPFACTVKAGEMLYLV; via the exons ATGAGTGAAAAGAATAGTATTTGCTCAGAAGAACTAAAGACATTATGGGAGGAAGTTAGGGAGCTAAGCCTTGGTACCTCAAACCAGGTTGAACGGCTTGATGCTCCTCCTTTTCCTGTTGAGTTTCTTAGAAATTTTGTGACTCCGAACAAGCCTTGCATCATTGCCAATGCCCTTGAACACTGGCCCGCCCTTTCATTATGGTCTTCAGATGACTATCTTTGTCAATCACTTGGGTCAGCAAAGGTGTCTGTCCATCTAACCCCAAATGGACGAGCTGATTCTTTAGTCCCTCACCCGGAAGACCCTTCCTCACGTTGCTTTGCTTCTGCACATGTAGAATGCATGTCCTTTCCTGATGCTTTCCGCCTCATAACCAATCCTCGAGAGAATGAAAATGTTGTGGCATATGCTCAGCAGCAAAATGATTGCTTTCGGACTGAATATCCAGTTTTGGCTTCAGATTGTGACACACACATCGACTGGGCTTCTGAAGCTCTAGGTTGTCTCCCAGAGGCTGTTAACCTTTGGATTGGTAATGATCTCTCCGAGACATCCTTCCACAAAGACCATTATGAAAATCTTTATGCAGTTGTTTCCGGAGAGAAACATTTCGTTTTATTTCCACCTACTGATGTTCATCGGTTGTATATTCGTCCATATCCTGCTGCAAATTACTCATACCGTCAG GATACTGGAGAGTTCAAATTGGAACTTGAAGATCCTGTAAGACATGTCCCTTGGTGCAGTGTGAATCCTTTTCCATCTCAAGGGAGAGAGGAGAAGGAACACAAAGAATATCCTTTGTATTTCAATGGGCCAAAGCCATTTGCGTGTACGGTTAAGGCTGGAGAGATGTTATACTT
- the LOC130803794 gene encoding cysteine-rich repeat secretory protein 59-like encodes MTDYYLRNANCINIMHDIFGIGHTNRILSSQLAIGYDDVITQICLGKKTDLSHKFQNNVDSLLSLFIYNSYSSHSVFFNTTAGDGSNMVYGSFLCRGDRSSRRCRKCLKRVKKYVNDRQLTDNYSNCFAYNMHLKCIIHYTNSSKPLQYEKRNPFTYGRFGDPLTLYPNYDATLKNIKQELVKEASYGNWVKPNFMTKVVGVEKSHEKVYILVQCMPYLSAINCSDCLSRLGSPDTKAGLILHFGNCFMNYNNESFFSRAYLSFMPNYLCMILVVLLTMQFTFL; translated from the exons ATGACAGATTATTACTTAAGAAATGCAAATTGCATCAACATAATGCATGACATTTTCGGTATTGGCCACACGAACCGTATTCTCAGCAGTCAGCTAGCAATAG GTTATGACGATGTAATTACTCAGATTTGTTTAGGTAAAAAGACCGATTTAAGCCATAAATTCCAAAACAATGTAGATTCACTTCTATCACTTTTCATATACAACTCATATTCTTCACATAGTGTCTTCTTCAATACCACGGCAGGTGATGGTTCTAACATGGTTTATGGTTCTTTTTTATGCCGAGGTGATCGAAGTTCTAGAAGATGTCGTAAATGTCTAAAAAGGGTAAAAAAATATGTCAATGATCGACAACTAACCGACAATTACTCAAATTGCTTCGCATATAATATGCACTTAAAATGTATAATACACTACACAAATAGCTCAAAACCCTTGCAATATGAAAAGCGTAATCCTTTCACCTATGGAAGATTCGGAGATCCCTTGACACTCTACCCTAATTACGATGCGACGTTGAAGAATATCAAGCAAGAACTTGTGAAAGAAGCTAGCTATGGAAATTGGGTTAAGCCTAATTTTATGACCAAGGTTGTTGGGGTAGAAAAATCTCATGAGAAAGTTTACATATTAGTTCAATGTATGCCTTATTTATCTGCTATAAATTGTAGTGATTGTTTAAGTCGTCTTGGTTCACCGGATACCAAAGCTGGCCTTATTCTTCATTTTGGTAATTGTTTTATGAATTACAATAATGAGTCCTTCTTTAGTAGGGCATACCTTAGCTTTATGCCAAATTATTTATGTATGATTTTGGTGGTATTATTGACAATGCAGTTTACATTTTTATAG